CGGCGGCGGCGCTGCGCGAGCGCGGCGTGCCGGTGGCGTTCATCCCCACGAAGCAGTCGGCGGCGGGCCTCGTCGACGAGTGGCCGATCCGCGAGGGCCGTGTGCTGTGGCCGCACGCGCTCGACGCGAAGCCCACGATCGCCGCGGGGCTGCGGCAGCACGGCATGCAGGTGTCCGAGGTCGTCGCCTACCGCACGACGCCCGTGTTCGGCTCGAGCGACGAGCTGCTCGACGCCGCGCAGACGGGTGTGATGCCGATCATGGACGCGGATGTGGTGCGGCACCAGGAGGAGCTGCAGGCAGCCGGGCAGGATGGCGACGAGGGCGTGCTGACCGCCGTCGAGCCGGCGGAGACGCCCATCGACGCGGTGCTGGTGACCTCTGGCTCGGTCGCGAAGCAGGTGGCGCGGCTCGGCCTGGCGCCCGGCACGCGCATCGTCGCGATCGGCGAGCAGACCGCAGAGGACTGCCGCTGTGCGGGCCTGCGCGTCGCGGCGATCGCCGCGCGCCCGAACGCGGAGGCGCTGGTCGCCGCGCTGGTCTCGACGGCTGACGCGCGCTGACGCGCTGGTCGCCGCGCTGGTCTCGACGGCCGACGCGCTGACGTGCTGCTCGGGGGCTGACGCCCCTGCCACGCCGCGCCTCCCCCTGCTGCGCCTGCGCCGCTGCGTGCCCGCGCCCCTGCCCTTCCCCTGCCGCGACCTTGGGGGGACCCGTTCGCCGAGCGGGGACCCGCTGCAACAGGTCCCCGCTCGGCGAACGGTCCCGGGCTCGGCCGCGCGTTAGGACGCGCTCCTCGCACCGCGGCGGCGGTCGCGCTGGCAGGGCCGCGGGCGGATCGATGCAGCCGGCCGTCTGGGCCGCCGGCGAGCGGCGTAGCCTGGCCGCATGACGGAGACGAACCCGGCGCTCGAGGCGCTCGCCGCATCCGGTCTCGAGCATGAGGTCACCCGCCACGGGCGCGTGGGCTCGCTCGCGGAGGCCGCCGAGGCGCGCGGCATGAGCCCTGCCGAGATCATCAAGACGATGGTGGTGCGCCGCGGCGAGGGTGATCACCTGCTCGTGCTCGTGCCCGGCGATCGCACCATCTCGTGGCCGAAGCTGCGCGAGCTGCTGGGCGTCAACCGGCTGTCGATGCCCGACGCCGACGTCGCCTTCGCGGTGACGGGCTTCCGGCGCGGCACCATCACGCCCTTCGGCACGACGCAGCCGCTGCCGGTGGTCGCCGACGAGCGCGTGCGCGGCCTCCGCGTCTCGATCGGCGGGGGCGAGCACGGCGTCGCCGCGACCGTCGACGGCGATGCGCTCGTGGCGCACCTGGGGGCCGAGGTCGCCGACGTCACCGACCCCGAGCAGCCCCGCTGACCCGGCGGCTCGGGGTCGCCGACGTCACCGACGCCGAGCAGCCCCGGTGAGCCGCCCGACGCGGCGGCTCACCGCAGGCGTCGCACCAGCACGATCGAGTCGGCGAGCGTCCCGGGCGAGCCGTCCGGTGCGCTCGCGGCCCGTTCGCGCGTCTCGCACACGAGCGTCT
The window above is part of the Agrococcus sp. ARC_14 genome. Proteins encoded here:
- a CDS encoding uroporphyrinogen-III synthase; the protein is MRVLIPRGGSWGDDVAQRVTDAGFEPLILPLVQIDPAEDQQQLQIMLGHLADGRFDWLVVTSQSTVRVLPRVPASVSVAAVGSVTAAALRERGVPVAFIPTKQSAAGLVDEWPIREGRVLWPHALDAKPTIAAGLRQHGMQVSEVVAYRTTPVFGSSDELLDAAQTGVMPIMDADVVRHQEELQAAGQDGDEGVLTAVEPAETPIDAVLVTSGSVAKQVARLGLAPGTRIVAIGEQTAEDCRCAGLRVAAIAARPNAEALVAALVSTADAR
- a CDS encoding YbaK/EbsC family protein, encoding MTETNPALEALAASGLEHEVTRHGRVGSLAEAAEARGMSPAEIIKTMVVRRGEGDHLLVLVPGDRTISWPKLRELLGVNRLSMPDADVAFAVTGFRRGTITPFGTTQPLPVVADERVRGLRVSIGGGEHGVAATVDGDALVAHLGAEVADVTDPEQPR